Proteins found in one Roseovarius pelagicus genomic segment:
- a CDS encoding class II glutamine amidotransferase translates to MCRVLAYIGSEIPLDSLLLEPQNSLVNQSLDPELHPDLQLAGWGFGAWSQHLLKPDEPFLYHRPKAAFYDDNAKGIIPSLQANTLLAHVRASGYDSSVVQTDENCHPFSFDGTPWIIAQNGALPNWRRLQRELLPHCEDRYLRQMRGTTDTEFLYVLLLSLLKGDGDDDVQEGFERLLEVILQAMKTLNLTALTKLKIALVAPGRIIGVNYGCGHEGKTNVAGDWKELRNEDMALSMLLEPMYVLTGKNFQDHANSYEVDTCPEDEATCAFFASEPLTEDGDAWLNIEFGEIIFLEKKGDTISKKVRTLNG, encoded by the coding sequence ATGTGCCGCGTCCTTGCCTATATCGGGTCAGAAATACCGCTCGACAGTCTGCTTCTTGAACCGCAAAACAGCTTGGTCAACCAGAGTCTGGACCCGGAGCTTCACCCAGACCTGCAGTTGGCAGGTTGGGGTTTCGGGGCCTGGAGCCAACATCTGCTGAAACCGGATGAACCGTTTCTCTATCACAGGCCCAAAGCGGCCTTTTATGACGACAATGCCAAGGGCATCATACCGAGCCTTCAGGCGAATACCCTCCTCGCTCATGTAAGAGCATCGGGCTACGATTCCAGCGTCGTTCAGACCGACGAAAATTGCCATCCTTTTTCCTTTGATGGAACGCCCTGGATCATCGCCCAAAATGGCGCTTTGCCGAACTGGCGGAGATTGCAGCGGGAACTCTTGCCACATTGCGAGGATCGCTATCTTCGGCAGATGCGGGGCACCACCGACACGGAATTCCTGTACGTTTTGCTTCTCTCGCTGCTCAAGGGAGATGGTGATGATGACGTCCAAGAGGGGTTCGAGAGGCTTCTGGAGGTTATTCTTCAGGCAATGAAGACGCTTAATCTGACTGCACTGACCAAGCTGAAGATCGCCCTGGTCGCTCCGGGCCGGATCATCGGGGTTAACTACGGCTGTGGGCACGAAGGAAAAACGAACGTTGCCGGCGACTGGAAAGAACTGCGGAACGAGGATATGGCACTTTCGATGCTGCTGGAGCCGATGTATGTTTTGACTGGGAAAAATTTCCAAGATCACGCGAACTCGTACGAAGTCGATACCTGTCCTGAGGATGAGGCAACATGCGCCTTTTTCGCGTCTGAACCGCTGACCGAAGATGGCGATGCGTGGCTGAACATCGAATTTGGTGAAATCATTTTCCTAGAGAAAAAGGGCGATACCATTTCTAAAAAGGTCAGAACACTGAACGGATGA
- the carA gene encoding glutamine-hydrolyzing carbamoyl-phosphate synthase small subunit, protein MVDTSQSHPTACLALADGTVFYGRGFGATGDTVAELCFNTAMTGYQEIMTDPSYAGQIVTFTFPHIGNTGVNADDDETADPVAEGMVVKWDPTEPSSWRSTQTLGDWLARRGRIAIGGVDTRRLTRAIRQQGAPHVALSHDPTGNFDIGALVEKARGFAGLEGVDLAKGVTCAQSYRWDEMRWAWPDGYPRQSQPKYKVVAVDYGAKRNILRCLASAGCDVTVLPATATAQDILAHKPDGVFLSNGPGDPAATGKYAVPMIRGVLDADLPVFGICLGHQMLALALGGRTVKMNHGHHGANHPVKDMETGKVEITSMNHGFAVDSQSLPNGVVETHVSLFDGSNCGIRMKDKPVFSVQHHPEASPGPQDSFYLFERFAASMGAT, encoded by the coding sequence ATGGTCGATACTTCCCAGTCACACCCCACCGCCTGTCTTGCGCTTGCGGATGGTACCGTCTTTTACGGGCGCGGTTTCGGGGCAACCGGCGATACGGTTGCAGAACTGTGTTTCAACACCGCGATGACCGGTTACCAAGAGATCATGACCGACCCCAGCTATGCCGGGCAGATCGTGACATTTACCTTCCCCCATATCGGCAATACCGGGGTGAATGCGGATGATGACGAAACGGCAGATCCGGTGGCCGAAGGCATGGTGGTCAAATGGGATCCGACCGAGCCGAGCAGCTGGCGCAGCACACAGACGCTGGGTGACTGGCTGGCGCGGCGTGGGCGCATCGCGATCGGGGGTGTTGATACACGCCGTCTGACACGCGCGATCCGACAACAAGGTGCACCGCATGTGGCGCTGTCACATGATCCGACAGGTAACTTCGACATCGGCGCACTGGTTGAAAAAGCGCGCGGTTTTGCCGGCCTCGAGGGGGTGGATTTGGCAAAAGGTGTCACCTGTGCACAATCGTACCGCTGGGACGAAATGCGATGGGCGTGGCCCGATGGGTATCCGCGTCAGAGTCAGCCCAAATACAAGGTTGTCGCGGTGGATTACGGCGCCAAACGCAATATTCTGCGGTGCCTTGCCAGCGCGGGATGCGATGTGACCGTGCTACCCGCAACAGCGACGGCTCAAGATATTCTGGCGCACAAGCCGGATGGTGTGTTTCTGTCCAATGGTCCCGGCGACCCGGCAGCGACAGGCAAATACGCGGTACCTATGATTCGCGGTGTGCTGGATGCGGACCTGCCGGTTTTTGGCATTTGTCTTGGCCACCAGATGCTGGCGCTCGCGCTGGGTGGCCGGACCGTCAAGATGAACCACGGGCATCACGGGGCGAACCATCCGGTCAAAGACATGGAAACGGGTAAAGTTGAAATCACGTCGATGAACCACGGGTTCGCGGTGGACAGTCAGAGCTTGCCCAATGGTGTGGTCGAGACGCATGTTTCGCTCTTTGATGGATCGAATTGCGGTATCCGTATGAAGGATAAGCCGGTGTTCTCGGTCCAGCACCACCCAGAGGCCAGCCCCGGACCACAGGACAGTTTCTATCTGTTTGAGCGCTTCGCGGCGTCGATGGGCGCTACCTGA
- a CDS encoding Na/Pi cotransporter family protein, protein MLVLSFLTQLFGATMLLLFAVRMVRTGIERAFGARFRRLVTSTRGPTRLVPIGVMLAIVLQSSAAVTLLVAGFAAGGVIGFVPGIALVLGGDLGSALLIQVLSLKLDWLAPVLLMVGGILFLKTERRSLRQAGRIILGIALILLSLDLLRNTMEPIRDSAFLPSMSAYLERDYLTAFMVGGALAFVMHSSVAAILMCVTVVAIGALPFAVGVSLVLGANLGSALIPVWLCRGFPAEARRIPVANLVIRGAAALCALFVLNGLHIPFWHQGAQDAQQLVLLHIGFNASLLITLPFCGWLEKPMAACLPMRRAADGDHGNPAFLSVLKDNTVPPAPQALANLRREVLRMAGIVSDMFGPVITIYAEPDPDRVKRITERDEVVNVALDGVRRYASALPADDLTRQQRRDLRALVDYAIALEAAGDIIVKRLLPLAEEMHEDSQRFSPAGRAELEQIHASVMENLKLATNILISRDVESARALLEGKTEMKRLERNSRKQHLKRLSQGDVDSFSTSDKHVETAYLMKEFNSWIVTVAHPILEREGELLESRLAKPPAAGHPAK, encoded by the coding sequence ATGTTGGTCCTTTCCTTTCTGACCCAGCTTTTTGGCGCGACGATGCTCCTGCTCTTCGCTGTCCGAATGGTGCGGACCGGAATTGAACGGGCATTCGGAGCGCGATTCCGTCGGTTGGTAACGTCGACGCGCGGCCCCACGCGATTGGTGCCGATTGGTGTGATGCTGGCCATCGTACTGCAAAGTTCGGCTGCGGTGACATTGCTGGTGGCGGGGTTCGCGGCCGGCGGGGTGATCGGGTTCGTACCGGGGATCGCTCTGGTTCTGGGCGGTGATCTGGGTTCGGCGCTGCTTATTCAGGTGCTGTCGCTAAAACTGGATTGGCTGGCGCCTGTGCTGCTGATGGTGGGCGGGATACTATTTCTCAAGACCGAACGCCGGTCTCTGCGACAGGCTGGCCGGATCATTCTGGGGATCGCACTGATCCTGTTGTCGCTTGATCTGCTGCGCAACACCATGGAACCCATTCGTGACAGCGCCTTCTTGCCGTCCATGTCGGCCTATCTGGAGCGTGATTACCTGACGGCCTTCATGGTTGGGGGCGCGCTGGCCTTTGTCATGCACTCCTCGGTTGCGGCCATCCTGATGTGTGTCACTGTCGTGGCAATCGGCGCGTTGCCCTTTGCCGTCGGTGTATCGCTGGTGTTGGGGGCAAATTTGGGCTCTGCCCTGATCCCGGTGTGGCTGTGTCGTGGTTTTCCCGCCGAGGCACGACGCATCCCCGTCGCCAATTTGGTCATTCGCGGTGCAGCGGCGCTGTGTGCCCTTTTTGTGTTGAATGGGCTGCACATTCCGTTTTGGCATCAGGGGGCGCAGGATGCGCAGCAACTGGTACTGCTGCATATCGGGTTCAATGCGTCTCTGTTGATCACGCTTCCATTTTGCGGGTGGCTGGAAAAGCCGATGGCGGCCTGTCTACCGATGCGTCGCGCCGCTGATGGGGATCATGGTAACCCCGCTTTCCTCTCCGTTCTAAAGGACAACACAGTGCCACCAGCGCCGCAGGCATTGGCCAATCTGCGACGCGAAGTCCTGCGCATGGCTGGCATCGTTTCAGATATGTTTGGCCCGGTCATCACGATCTACGCCGAGCCGGACCCCGACAGGGTCAAGCGGATTACCGAACGGGACGAGGTGGTCAATGTCGCGCTGGACGGCGTGCGCAGGTATGCGTCCGCGCTGCCTGCTGACGACTTGACGCGTCAACAACGCAGGGACCTCAGAGCATTGGTGGACTACGCGATCGCGTTGGAGGCAGCGGGTGATATCATCGTCAAGCGACTGCTGCCGCTTGCAGAGGAGATGCACGAAGACAGTCAGAGGTTCAGCCCCGCAGGCCGTGCGGAGCTGGAGCAAATTCACGCCAGCGTGATGGAAAACCTCAAGCTTGCCACCAATATCCTGATCAGCCGGGATGTCGAAAGTGCCCGTGCGCTTCTGGAAGGCAAGACCGAGATGAAGCGGCTGGAGCGCAACAGCCGCAAGCAGCATCTTAAGCGTCTCAGCCAAGGGGATGTCGACAGCTTTAGCACAAGCGATAAGCATGTTGAGACGGCGTATCTGATGAAAGAGTTCAATTCGTGGATCGTTACGGTCGCGCATCCGATTCTAGAGCGAGAGGGAGAGCTGCTCGAATCCCGTCTGGCAAAGCCGCCAGCGGCAGGGCATCCCGCAAAATAG
- the phnY gene encoding phosphonoacetaldehyde dehydrogenase → MSKTEIRHEGMRIGGEVVFTDDVIEVTYPYTGEVIGTVPAGTAEHAARAFQIAADYTPKLSRYERSQILQRAGELIGERREYLAKWLVLELGICHQHAIYETKRAQDVYQFAAMQALNDDGEIFSCDLTHNGKERKIFTKREPVRAISAITPFNHPLNMVSHKIAPSIATNNCMVCKPTELTPLTAIALADILYEAGLPPEMFQIVTGLPGDIGEEMMVNDHIDIITFTGGVPVGKLIASKAGYKRQALELGGNDPLIVCNDLSDADLDRAATIAVAGATGNSGQRCTAIKRILVQQSVADRFVPLVLEKAKKIKFGDPQDPATELGCVIHAQAAEVFENRVLQAEKEGAQILYHPGRQGALLPPIVVDHVPHASELVMEETFGPIIPIVRVPDDDAEVMAISNGTQFGLSSGVCTNDLNRAIAYINGLDVGTCNIWEQPGYRIEMSPFGGIKDSGNAVKEGVIEAMKFFTNVKTYSLPWPN, encoded by the coding sequence ATGAGCAAGACGGAGATCCGGCATGAAGGCATGCGCATTGGCGGTGAGGTGGTGTTCACCGACGATGTGATAGAGGTGACATATCCCTACACGGGCGAGGTGATCGGCACGGTGCCCGCGGGCACGGCCGAGCATGCGGCGCGGGCGTTCCAGATCGCGGCTGACTATACGCCAAAGCTCAGCCGGTACGAACGCAGCCAGATCCTGCAACGCGCAGGTGAACTGATCGGCGAGCGGCGCGAATATCTGGCCAAGTGGCTGGTGCTGGAACTGGGCATCTGCCACCAGCACGCGATCTACGAGACCAAGCGCGCGCAGGATGTGTATCAGTTCGCGGCGATGCAGGCGCTGAATGACGATGGCGAGATCTTCAGTTGCGATCTCACGCATAACGGCAAGGAGCGCAAGATCTTTACCAAGCGCGAGCCGGTGCGGGCGATCTCTGCGATCACGCCGTTCAACCACCCGCTGAACATGGTCAGCCACAAGATCGCGCCGTCGATCGCCACCAACAACTGCATGGTGTGCAAGCCGACCGAACTGACCCCGCTGACGGCGATCGCGCTGGCGGACATCCTCTATGAGGCAGGGCTGCCGCCCGAGATGTTCCAGATCGTGACCGGCCTGCCGGGCGACATCGGCGAAGAAATGATGGTGAACGATCATATCGACATCATCACCTTTACCGGCGGTGTGCCGGTGGGCAAGCTGATCGCGTCCAAGGCGGGCTATAAACGTCAGGCGCTGGAACTGGGCGGAAACGACCCGCTGATCGTGTGCAATGATCTGAGCGACGCCGATCTGGACCGCGCTGCGACCATCGCGGTGGCGGGCGCCACCGGCAACTCCGGTCAACGCTGCACCGCGATCAAGCGTATCCTGGTGCAGCAAAGCGTGGCGGACCGGTTTGTGCCGCTGGTGCTGGAGAAAGCGAAGAAGATCAAGTTCGGCGACCCGCAGGACCCCGCGACCGAACTGGGCTGCGTGATCCACGCGCAGGCCGCGGAAGTGTTCGAGAACCGTGTGCTGCAGGCCGAGAAGGAAGGCGCGCAGATCCTCTATCATCCCGGCCGTCAGGGCGCGCTGTTGCCGCCGATCGTGGTCGATCACGTGCCCCACGCCAGCGAACTGGTGATGGAGGAAACGTTCGGCCCGATCATCCCCATCGTGCGTGTCCCCGACGACGACGCCGAGGTGATGGCCATCTCCAACGGCACCCAGTTCGGCCTCAGCTCGGGGGTGTGCACCAACGATCTGAACCGCGCGATCGCCTATATCAACGGGCTGGACGTGGGCACCTGCAACATCTGGGAACAACCCGGCTACCGGATCGAGATGTCCCCCTTTGGCGGCATCAAGGACTCGGGCAACGCCGTCAAGGAAGGCGTCATCGAGGCGATGAAGTTCTTTACCAACGTCAAGACATACTCCCTGCCTTGGCCCAATTGA
- the phnA gene encoding phosphonoacetate hydrolase: protein MSIISPVIANDRDYALPKVCAIAICLDGCEPAYLEAAIADGLMPHLARMRREGTDRLAHSVIPSFTNPNNLSIATGRPPIVHGICGNFLYDPETGEEVMMNDVRFLRAPTVFSAFYEAGARVAVVTAKDKLRALLGAGLRFDEDRAKCFSAEKSDTSTAAEHGQEAASKWLGMAQPEVYSAELSEFVFAAGVKLLTEWKPDVMYLTTTDYVQHKYAPDDAQAKAFYEMFDKYLGQLDALGAAIVVTADHGMKPKHDAQGDPKVIYVQDLLDDWLGAAAARVILPITDPYVVHHGALGGFATAYLPAGADRADIIARLAQRDELLEVIGKEEAIERFELPGDRIGDIVMISTENMTIGTSAHRHDLAALNEPLRSHGGLTEQVVPFICNRVIDLPSKPELRNFDAFFYATAAAAL from the coding sequence ATGTCGATTATTTCTCCTGTTATCGCGAATGATCGTGATTATGCTTTGCCGAAGGTTTGTGCGATAGCGATTTGCCTTGATGGTTGCGAGCCTGCGTATCTTGAGGCTGCGATAGCGGATGGTTTGATGCCGCATCTGGCGCGGATGCGTCGAGAGGGGACGGATCGGCTGGCGCATTCGGTGATTCCTTCGTTCACCAACCCCAATAACCTGAGCATCGCGACGGGGCGTCCGCCGATTGTGCACGGGATTTGTGGCAATTTCCTTTACGATCCGGAGACGGGCGAGGAAGTGATGATGAACGATGTGCGGTTCTTGCGTGCACCGACGGTATTTTCGGCCTTTTACGAGGCCGGGGCGCGGGTGGCGGTGGTCACTGCCAAGGACAAGCTGCGTGCGCTTCTGGGCGCGGGTTTGCGGTTTGACGAGGATCGGGCGAAGTGTTTTTCGGCAGAGAAATCAGACACATCGACGGCGGCTGAACACGGGCAGGAAGCGGCGAGCAAATGGCTGGGCATGGCGCAGCCCGAGGTCTATTCGGCGGAATTGAGCGAGTTTGTCTTTGCCGCGGGCGTCAAGCTGTTAACGGAATGGAAACCGGACGTGATGTATCTGACCACGACCGACTATGTGCAACACAAATACGCGCCCGACGACGCACAGGCCAAGGCGTTCTACGAGATGTTCGATAAATACCTCGGGCAGCTGGATGCGCTGGGGGCGGCCATCGTGGTGACCGCTGATCACGGGATGAAGCCCAAGCATGATGCACAGGGCGATCCCAAGGTGATCTATGTGCAGGACCTGCTGGACGACTGGCTGGGCGCGGCGGCGGCGCGGGTGATCCTGCCGATCACCGACCCTTATGTGGTGCACCACGGCGCGTTGGGGGGCTTTGCCACGGCCTACCTGCCCGCAGGGGCGGACCGCGCGGATATCATCGCGCGGCTGGCGCAGCGTGACGAACTGCTGGAGGTCATCGGCAAGGAAGAAGCGATCGAGCGGTTCGAGTTGCCGGGTGACCGGATCGGCGATATCGTGATGATATCAACTGAGAACATGACCATCGGCACATCTGCGCATCGCCACGATCTGGCCGCGCTGAACGAGCCGCTGCGCAGCCATGGCGGGTTGACCGAGCAAGTCGTGCCATTCATCTGCAACCGTGTGATCGACCTGCCGAGCAAGCCGGAGTTGCGTAATTTCGACGCGTTTTTCTACGCCACGGCGGCGGCGGCCCTGTGA
- a CDS encoding PhnE/PtxC family ABC transporter permease, whose translation MTEQIPAPRTSELPKWSRYKYPESLIKHGTLLIVLLFLGYSLHFLNVDIGLLIGALGRFAGVVSDRYYPPDLEYVLDRGYLEAILDTLQMSFLGGFAGVLLAIPLAWFSAWNVSPNRRILFPVGRLGVISCRAIHETIWTILFVSVLGFGMLAGVSALTMFCIGFAGKLFSDEIEAIEMGPVEAMRAAGANPFQVFIFAVVPQVRVAFTGIAIYTWDVAFRAATVVGFFGGGGMGWYLKRNVQQLENLRVAAIILSIIAMVLVAEFISGWLRAAVNRAK comes from the coding sequence ATGACCGAACAAATTCCCGCGCCACGCACCTCTGAACTGCCCAAGTGGTCACGCTACAAATATCCGGAATCGTTGATAAAACACGGCACATTGTTGATTGTTCTGCTCTTTCTGGGCTATTCCCTGCACTTCCTGAATGTGGATATCGGCCTGCTGATCGGCGCATTGGGGCGCTTCGCCGGTGTCGTCAGCGACCGTTACTATCCACCCGATCTGGAATATGTGCTGGATCGCGGATACCTTGAGGCGATCCTGGATACCTTGCAGATGTCGTTTCTGGGGGGATTTGCCGGGGTTCTTCTGGCCATTCCTCTGGCTTGGTTTTCGGCTTGGAATGTATCACCCAACCGTCGCATTCTCTTTCCGGTTGGTCGTCTCGGGGTCATCTCTTGCCGCGCCATCCACGAAACCATCTGGACGATCCTTTTTGTGTCGGTCCTTGGGTTCGGGATGCTGGCGGGGGTCAGCGCCCTGACGATGTTCTGCATCGGTTTCGCAGGCAAGCTCTTTTCGGATGAGATTGAAGCGATTGAGATGGGTCCGGTTGAAGCAATGCGCGCCGCAGGGGCCAACCCGTTTCAGGTGTTCATCTTTGCGGTGGTTCCGCAGGTGCGCGTCGCCTTTACCGGGATCGCGATCTACACATGGGACGTGGCCTTTCGTGCCGCCACGGTCGTCGGTTTCTTTGGCGGCGGCGGTATGGGCTGGTACCTCAAGCGGAATGTGCAGCAGTTGGAAAACCTGCGGGTGGCTGCGATCATTCTGTCCATCATTGCGATGGTGCTGGTGGCCGAATTCATCTCGGGCTGGCTGCGCGCGGCAGTGAATCGTGCCAAGTAG
- the phnE gene encoding phosphonate ABC transporter, permease protein PhnE has protein sequence MAATDVNPAALSLQSELRRKRFTKMGLIWGVILIFIAWCVHGTIVEDTDWSRIGGRSGVLASMGRYFTLDLGLFSELLIPTLETFMMACVGTVLGCFFSLPVAWLGAANVTPSKMILYPVGRFLMVLSRSVHEIVWALIFVSAVGLGALPGILAIAMRSVGFISKITAEAIENIDAKPVEAIRAVGGNQFQVMYYGILPQIYPVVLATVIFEWDINIRRSAVMGLVGAGGLGLLFFRQMNSFNYGGVSMVILAILMLIILGEVISHYLRKAVI, from the coding sequence ATGGCCGCCACAGATGTTAATCCTGCTGCGCTGAGCCTACAGAGCGAGCTGCGGCGCAAGCGATTCACGAAGATGGGCCTGATTTGGGGCGTCATCCTGATCTTTATCGCGTGGTGCGTCCACGGAACGATCGTCGAAGATACTGATTGGTCGCGGATCGGTGGGCGTAGCGGTGTGCTGGCCTCAATGGGGCGCTACTTTACGCTTGATCTGGGCCTGTTTTCCGAGCTGCTCATCCCCACGTTAGAAACGTTTATGATGGCCTGTGTCGGTACGGTGTTGGGCTGCTTCTTTTCCCTGCCGGTGGCATGGCTTGGGGCGGCGAACGTGACCCCGAGCAAAATGATCCTCTATCCCGTCGGTCGTTTCCTGATGGTGCTGAGCCGCTCGGTTCACGAGATCGTCTGGGCGCTGATCTTTGTCAGTGCCGTGGGTCTGGGCGCGCTTCCGGGTATTCTGGCCATCGCCATGCGGTCCGTCGGGTTCATCTCGAAAATCACGGCCGAGGCGATCGAGAATATCGACGCCAAGCCGGTCGAGGCTATCCGCGCGGTAGGCGGCAACCAGTTTCAGGTGATGTATTACGGCATTCTGCCGCAAATTTATCCAGTGGTGCTGGCGACCGTCATTTTCGAATGGGACATCAACATCCGCCGCTCTGCGGTCATGGGGTTGGTTGGTGCCGGCGGGCTGGGGCTGTTGTTCTTCCGTCAGATGAACAGCTTCAACTATGGCGGCGTGTCGATGGTGATATTGGCCATCCTGATGCTGATCATTCTGGGCGAGGTGATCTCGCACTATTTGCGCAAAGCAGTGATCTGA
- the phnC gene encoding phosphonate ABC transporter ATP-binding protein: MAVLTVKDLKVRYSAKGPEILKGIDFEVKDDDFLAIIGPSGAGKSTLIRCVNRLVEPSGGSIHLLGEDVCSLNPRALRNLRRNVGMIFQEFNLINRMSVMDNVLSGRLGYTGNLRSFFRAFSKDDVQQALYYLDRVGLSDHINKRADELSGGQRQRVGIARALMQAPKLLLLDEPTSALDPKISREVMALIRDIALELKVPALCNIHDVQLAKEFCNRIIGLQDGYKKFDGATETLRDADLDDIYAMEVL; the protein is encoded by the coding sequence ATGGCCGTATTGACCGTAAAAGACCTGAAAGTGCGCTATAGCGCGAAAGGACCGGAGATCCTTAAAGGTATCGACTTCGAAGTCAAAGACGACGACTTTCTTGCGATCATCGGCCCCAGCGGGGCGGGTAAATCCACGCTGATCCGCTGTGTGAACCGGCTGGTCGAGCCATCGGGTGGCAGCATTCATTTGCTGGGCGAGGATGTATGTAGTCTGAATCCAAGGGCGCTGCGCAATCTGCGCCGGAATGTCGGAATGATCTTTCAGGAGTTCAACCTGATCAACCGTATGTCTGTAATGGATAACGTGCTGTCCGGGCGGCTGGGTTACACCGGCAACCTAAGGTCCTTCTTCCGCGCGTTCTCAAAAGATGACGTGCAGCAGGCGCTTTACTATCTTGATCGGGTGGGGCTGAGCGACCATATCAACAAACGTGCCGACGAGTTGAGCGGCGGCCAGAGACAGCGTGTCGGTATCGCGCGCGCCCTGATGCAGGCGCCCAAGCTGCTGCTGCTGGACGAGCCGACATCGGCACTCGACCCCAAGATTTCGCGCGAAGTCATGGCATTGATCCGTGATATCGCGCTCGAACTGAAAGTACCGGCCCTATGCAACATCCACGATGTGCAATTGGCCAAGGAATTCTGTAACCGGATCATCGGCCTGCAAGACGGCTACAAGAAATTCGACGGGGCGACCGAAACGCTGCGCGATGCCGATCTGGACGACATCTATGCGATGGAGGTCCTCTGA
- a CDS encoding phosphate/phosphite/phosphonate ABC transporter substrate-binding protein has translation MKLTNVIKTAISTMAIAAAGIASAEECKNPDVLRFSMIPTEETTQELSLYQPMVNQLKEATGKNVEFFLPTSYASVVEAMLGGFVDIGMHGPYSYVIAQEKDPTLQVFATYAKHKGHFQEEGPGYKAVLVSRADSGISKVEDLKGTVVGLTDPASTSGNLLPRVSFTKVIGEDLEDHFSRVVYTGGHDLSAIAVIEGQVDVAFVATHRLDNVIDRGLATMEDYQVIWSSPVIPQDPFVVSGKLCDELVEQISSAFLTLSDSEEGKEYLKNVNASKFVAMTDADYDIIRDLKAAKDAKK, from the coding sequence ATGAAACTGACCAACGTAATAAAGACGGCGATATCCACGATGGCCATCGCGGCAGCCGGAATCGCCAGTGCGGAAGAGTGCAAAAATCCCGATGTTCTGCGGTTTTCGATGATTCCGACCGAAGAAACGACGCAGGAACTGTCACTGTATCAGCCGATGGTGAACCAGCTGAAAGAAGCCACAGGAAAAAATGTCGAGTTTTTCCTGCCCACATCTTACGCGTCGGTGGTCGAAGCGATGTTGGGTGGGTTTGTCGATATCGGGATGCATGGTCCCTATTCCTATGTAATCGCACAGGAAAAAGACCCAACACTGCAAGTTTTCGCCACCTACGCCAAACACAAGGGCCACTTTCAGGAAGAAGGCCCCGGCTATAAGGCCGTTTTGGTATCGCGCGCCGATTCCGGTATTTCCAAGGTCGAGGACCTGAAGGGCACCGTTGTTGGTCTGACTGATCCGGCATCGACCTCAGGCAACCTGCTGCCGCGGGTTTCGTTCACGAAAGTGATCGGTGAGGATCTGGAGGATCACTTTAGCCGCGTCGTCTATACCGGCGGCCACGACTTGTCGGCCATTGCGGTGATCGAAGGTCAGGTTGATGTTGCGTTTGTTGCGACCCACCGTCTGGACAATGTGATTGACCGCGGTTTGGCCACAATGGAAGACTACCAAGTGATCTGGTCCTCTCCGGTCATTCCACAGGATCCCTTCGTCGTGTCGGGCAAGCTGTGCGATGAGCTGGTCGAGCAAATCTCGTCCGCGTTCCTGACGCTGAGCGACAGCGAAGAGGGCAAAGAATACCTCAAAAACGTTAACGCCAGCAAATTCGTTGCGATGACGGACGCGGATTACGACATCATCCGCGATCTGAAGGCCGCGAAAGATGCCAAAAAGTAA